In Streptomyces sp. DG2A-72, one genomic interval encodes:
- a CDS encoding metallophosphoesterase — protein MRLLLMSDTHLPKRAKALPAQLLAELPHADVVFHAGDWVDTATLDLLEARSRRLIGVYGNNDGSELRARLPEVAYAELGGLRFGAVHETGSAQGREARCAARFPGLDVLVFGHSHIPWDTTAPNGLRLLNPGSPTDRRRQPHCTYMTATVADARLTDVELHRLPSAR, from the coding sequence GTGCGCCTGCTCCTGATGTCCGACACCCATCTCCCCAAGCGCGCCAAGGCGCTGCCGGCGCAGCTCCTCGCCGAACTCCCGCACGCCGACGTGGTGTTCCACGCGGGCGACTGGGTCGACACGGCCACGCTCGACCTGCTGGAGGCCCGCAGTCGCAGACTGATCGGCGTGTACGGAAACAACGACGGTTCCGAGCTGCGGGCCCGGCTCCCCGAAGTGGCGTACGCCGAACTCGGCGGCCTGCGGTTCGGGGCCGTCCACGAGACGGGCTCGGCCCAGGGCAGGGAGGCCCGCTGTGCCGCGCGCTTCCCCGGCCTGGACGTGCTGGTCTTCGGTCACAGCCACATCCCGTGGGACACCACCGCCCCGAACGGGCTGCGGCTGCTCAATCCCGGTTCCCCGACCGACCGGCGCCGTCAGCCGCACTGCACGTACATGACGGCGACGGTGGCCGACGCGCGTCTCACGGACGTGGAACTGCACCGGTTGCCGTCAGCTCGCTGA
- a CDS encoding SRPBCC family protein, with protein sequence MELHHEFTVPAPVDDAWRTLLDIERVAPCMPGASVEEYDGKTVTGSMKVKVGPITVTYKGTAVFEEQDESAHRMVLIAGGRETRGQGTARATVTGTLSERDGGTAVSVRTDLTVTGRPAQFGRGVMAEVGDRLVGQFAACLAERLGETVGAGETEEYPDEPLDVLRLIGVPVAKRAAGIAGAVAAVVLVVVGVRRILGRRGSTVG encoded by the coding sequence ATGGAACTGCACCACGAGTTCACCGTGCCCGCCCCGGTCGACGACGCCTGGCGGACGCTCCTCGACATCGAGCGGGTCGCACCCTGCATGCCGGGCGCGAGCGTCGAGGAGTACGACGGCAAGACCGTGACCGGGTCGATGAAGGTCAAGGTCGGCCCGATCACCGTGACCTACAAGGGCACGGCCGTCTTCGAGGAGCAGGACGAGTCGGCACACCGCATGGTCCTGATCGCCGGCGGCCGGGAGACCCGCGGTCAGGGCACCGCACGGGCCACGGTCACCGGCACGCTGAGCGAACGCGACGGCGGTACGGCCGTGTCGGTGCGGACCGATCTGACGGTGACCGGACGTCCCGCGCAGTTCGGGCGCGGGGTGATGGCGGAGGTCGGCGACCGGCTGGTCGGGCAGTTCGCCGCCTGCCTCGCCGAGCGGCTGGGCGAGACGGTGGGCGCCGGCGAGACCGAGGAGTACCCGGACGAGCCACTGGACGTCCTCCGCCTGATCGGGGTGCCGGTCGCCAAGCGGGCGGCCGGGATCGCCGGGGCGGTGGCCGCGGTGGTGCTGGTGGTCGTAGGGGTGCGGCGGATCTTGGGGCGGCGCGGCTCGACGGTGGGGTAG
- a CDS encoding translation factor GTPase family protein, whose product MHLLNLGILAHVDAGKTSLTERLLYTAGVVDEIGSVDAGSTQTDSLALEKQRGITIKSAVVSFPLGGVTVNLIDTPGHPDFIAEVERVLGVLDGAVLVISAVEGVQPQTRVLMRTLRRLRIPTLIFVNKIDRRGAGYDGVLRAIAERLTASVVPMGTVAGLGTRGARVAPGLAPAAIDVLTGHDDDLLSAYVEDTVSCERLHTALADQTRQALVHPVCFGSAITGAGVDTLIAGIKELLPAAEGDPDGPVSGTVFKVERGPAGEKIAYARIFSGTLAVRDRIRFGDGDTEGKITAISVFDEGADSRDETVPAGRIAKLWGLDAIRIGDAIGEPRKAYEHFFAPPTLETVVVPGAGVDKRSLHLALTQLAEQDPLIGLRHDEIRQEISVSLYGEVQKEVIQATLADDYGLDVTFRQTSTICIERPVGTGAAVEFNKKDANPFLATVGLRVDPAPTGSGVAFRLEVELGSMPYAFFKAVEDTVRETLAQGLSGWQVTDCTVTMTHSGYSPRQSHAHQGFDKSMSSTGADFRGVTPLVLIEALRRAGTQVYEPMHRFRVETPVDTLGALLPVLAALRAVPQTTGTRGGTCVLEGAVPAGRVHELEQRLPGLTRGEGELESAFDHYAPVARGTVPRRPRTDHNPLNRKQYLLNVTRRVGG is encoded by the coding sequence GTGCACCTGCTCAATCTTGGAATTCTCGCGCACGTAGACGCCGGTAAGACCAGCCTGACCGAGCGGCTGCTGTACACCGCCGGAGTCGTCGACGAGATCGGCAGCGTCGACGCCGGCTCCACGCAGACCGACTCCCTCGCGCTGGAGAAGCAGCGCGGGATCACCATCAAGTCCGCCGTCGTCTCGTTCCCTCTGGGCGGCGTGACGGTCAACCTCATCGACACCCCCGGCCACCCGGACTTCATCGCCGAGGTCGAGCGGGTCCTCGGCGTGCTCGACGGCGCCGTCCTGGTCATCTCGGCCGTCGAGGGCGTCCAGCCGCAGACCCGCGTCCTGATGCGCACCCTGCGACGGTTGCGCATCCCCACGCTGATCTTCGTCAACAAGATCGACCGGCGTGGAGCGGGGTACGACGGGGTACTGCGAGCGATCGCCGAGCGGCTCACGGCATCGGTCGTACCGATGGGCACGGTCGCCGGACTCGGCACACGCGGCGCCCGTGTCGCCCCGGGGCTCGCCCCGGCCGCGATCGACGTGCTCACCGGCCATGACGACGACCTGCTGTCCGCCTACGTCGAGGACACGGTCTCCTGCGAGCGCCTGCACACCGCGCTCGCCGACCAGACCCGGCAGGCCCTCGTCCACCCTGTCTGCTTCGGGTCCGCCATCACGGGCGCGGGCGTGGACACGCTCATTGCCGGGATCAAGGAACTGCTGCCCGCGGCCGAGGGCGATCCGGACGGGCCGGTGTCGGGCACCGTGTTCAAGGTCGAGCGGGGCCCGGCGGGGGAGAAGATCGCCTATGCGCGGATCTTCTCCGGGACACTGGCCGTCCGCGACCGGATCCGCTTCGGAGACGGTGACACCGAGGGCAAGATCACCGCGATCAGTGTCTTCGACGAGGGCGCGGACTCCCGTGACGAGACAGTCCCGGCGGGCCGCATCGCCAAGCTCTGGGGCCTCGATGCCATCCGGATCGGCGACGCGATCGGGGAGCCGCGCAAGGCGTACGAGCACTTCTTCGCGCCGCCCACCCTCGAAACCGTCGTCGTCCCGGGCGCGGGCGTGGACAAACGGTCCCTGCACCTCGCCCTGACCCAACTCGCCGAACAGGACCCGCTGATCGGCCTCCGGCACGACGAGATCCGGCAGGAGATCTCCGTGTCCCTCTACGGCGAGGTCCAGAAGGAGGTCATCCAGGCCACACTCGCCGACGACTATGGCCTGGACGTCACCTTCCGGCAGACGTCGACGATCTGCATCGAGCGGCCCGTGGGCACGGGAGCGGCCGTCGAGTTCAACAAGAAGGACGCCAATCCGTTCCTCGCGACGGTCGGCCTGCGCGTCGACCCGGCACCGACCGGCTCGGGCGTCGCCTTCCGGCTGGAGGTGGAACTCGGCTCCATGCCGTACGCGTTCTTCAAGGCCGTCGAGGACACCGTGCGCGAGACCCTCGCACAGGGCCTCAGCGGCTGGCAGGTCACCGACTGCACGGTCACCATGACCCACTCCGGCTACTCGCCCCGGCAGAGCCACGCCCACCAGGGCTTCGACAAGAGCATGTCGAGCACCGGTGCCGACTTCCGGGGCGTGACGCCACTGGTCCTGATCGAGGCGCTGCGCAGGGCGGGCACCCAGGTGTACGAGCCCATGCACCGCTTCCGCGTCGAGACGCCCGTGGACACCCTGGGCGCCCTGCTCCCGGTGCTGGCCGCGCTGCGGGCCGTACCGCAGACCACCGGGACCAGGGGCGGCACCTGCGTTCTGGAGGGTGCGGTTCCCGCAGGGCGGGTGCACGAACTGGAGCAGCGGCTGCCGGGGCTCACCCGGGGCGAGGGTGAGCTGGAGAGCGCCTTCGACCATTACGCGCCGGTCGCCCGCGGCACGGTCCCGCGGCGTCCGCGCACCGACCACAATCCGCTCAACCGCAAGCAGTACCTGTTGAACGTGACGCGCAGAGTGGGTGGTTGA
- a CDS encoding cellulase family glycosylhydrolase, with protein MPNKRARVLLVLVLLCGFLSVAGARPATAASVPDSLWFDESPLTVQNGRFTDGHGREVVLRGYNVSGETKLKENNGLPFASVADAKKSATALRALGGGNSVRFLLSWAYAEPVRGQVDNAYLAAVTAQIRAFLDAGIRVYPDFHQDLYSRWLFDSDSWYTGDGAPKWAVDLGDYPDEYCGICPFWGQNITSNAAVTEATYDFWHNTYGLQNSFLDTAQKTMAYLKQNLTTAQFAGVVGFDPYNEPHAGVYDSGQSSRAWEKDVLWPFYVKFRARMDAAGWQDKPAFVEPNLFWNANLDFQKQEGGLLDAGTLGPRFVFNTHFYDQKAISGIFMWGKAADGQYAGDFGTVRDRASATKTPAIVSEFGHPLTGTVSDKAPTVLKAMYQALDSRVPGASWWTNPTGSGPVLSGSQWQWDIYHGRHHELMNDNPDKVQTEGDAWNGEDLSAVRLDDSGRAVLRQDARLLDRVYPSATSGTTVAFTYEDRSRDGSATLTWNPVPGSLPHVAQLVGSGQYSLLVWRSGSGSAPTELHLPASFPTSTTTVVSDLGTAYAPPAYTTSTPVAAAPEPGGTAGRRLLLTDSDSGTLHYALVTNGATNPSSSLLNAAKAELAAWAAQRIG; from the coding sequence ATGCCGAATAAGCGTGCGCGTGTGCTCCTTGTTCTGGTTCTCCTCTGTGGATTCCTGTCGGTGGCGGGTGCCCGCCCCGCCACCGCCGCCTCCGTCCCCGACTCCCTCTGGTTCGACGAATCCCCGCTCACCGTGCAGAACGGCCGCTTCACCGACGGCCACGGCCGCGAGGTCGTGCTGCGTGGCTACAACGTCTCCGGCGAGACCAAGCTGAAGGAGAACAACGGCCTGCCCTTCGCCTCGGTCGCCGACGCGAAGAAGTCCGCGACCGCGCTGAGAGCGCTCGGCGGTGGCAACTCGGTCCGCTTCCTGCTGTCCTGGGCCTACGCGGAGCCCGTGCGCGGCCAGGTGGACAACGCCTACCTGGCCGCCGTCACCGCCCAGATCCGTGCGTTCCTCGACGCCGGGATCCGGGTGTACCCCGACTTCCACCAGGACCTCTACTCCCGCTGGCTCTTCGACTCGGACAGCTGGTACACCGGCGACGGCGCCCCCAAGTGGGCCGTGGACCTCGGTGACTACCCGGACGAGTACTGCGGGATCTGCCCCTTCTGGGGCCAGAACATCACCTCCAACGCGGCCGTGACGGAGGCGACGTACGACTTCTGGCACAACACGTACGGCCTGCAGAACTCGTTCCTCGACACCGCGCAGAAGACGATGGCGTACCTCAAGCAGAACCTCACGACCGCCCAGTTCGCGGGCGTCGTCGGCTTCGACCCGTACAACGAACCCCATGCGGGTGTGTACGACTCGGGCCAGTCCAGCCGGGCCTGGGAGAAGGACGTCCTGTGGCCCTTCTATGTGAAGTTCCGGGCGCGGATGGACGCGGCCGGCTGGCAGGACAAGCCGGCGTTCGTCGAACCGAACCTGTTCTGGAACGCCAACCTCGACTTCCAGAAGCAGGAGGGCGGCCTGCTCGACGCGGGCACGCTCGGACCGCGCTTCGTCTTCAACACCCACTTCTACGACCAGAAGGCGATCTCCGGCATCTTCATGTGGGGCAAGGCGGCGGACGGACAGTACGCGGGCGACTTCGGCACGGTGCGTGACCGGGCCTCCGCCACCAAGACGCCCGCGATCGTCAGCGAGTTCGGTCACCCGCTGACCGGCACGGTCTCCGACAAGGCGCCGACGGTCCTCAAGGCGATGTACCAGGCCCTCGACTCCCGGGTACCGGGGGCGAGTTGGTGGACGAACCCGACGGGCTCCGGTCCCGTCCTCTCCGGCAGCCAGTGGCAGTGGGACATCTACCACGGCCGCCACCACGAGCTGATGAACGACAACCCCGACAAGGTGCAGACGGAGGGCGACGCCTGGAACGGCGAGGACCTGTCCGCCGTACGCCTCGACGACTCCGGTAGGGCCGTCCTGCGCCAGGACGCACGGCTTCTCGACCGCGTCTACCCGAGCGCCACCTCCGGCACGACCGTCGCCTTCACCTACGAGGACCGCTCCCGCGACGGCTCCGCGACCCTGACCTGGAACCCGGTGCCCGGCTCACTGCCCCATGTGGCCCAGCTGGTGGGCTCCGGGCAGTACAGCCTGCTCGTGTGGCGCTCGGGCAGCGGCTCGGCACCCACCGAACTGCACCTCCCGGCGTCCTTCCCGACCTCGACCACCACCGTCGTCTCCGACCTGGGCACGGCGTACGCCCCGCCCGCGTACACGACGTCGACCCCCGTCGCGGCGGCCCCCGAACCCGGCGGCACCGCCGGCCGCCGCCTGCTGCTGACGGACTCCGACTCGGGCACCCTGCACTACGCGCTGGTCACCAACGGCGCGACGAATCCCTCGTCGTCCTTGCTCAACGCGGCGAAGGCCGAACTGGCGGCCTGGGCGGCCCAGCGCATCGGCTGA
- a CDS encoding YncE family protein: MPVIRPRHLCSMAAALVLTVTAPATAATAASDAAALREVLFVGNNWDGTADVIKSSGDFAKIGRINVIPDKDARMAEINANPIKWIYFMAIRNTVGEGHDQFVDDMFTTPDGSSVVVSRPSFADVVSIDLATGDINWRFPVSGYRSDHMTVSPDGKRVAVSASTSNTVHVLDIVTGKQLGSVATADKPHENIFTKDGKYLWNMGIGDVNTATDAPWLDWTKGNRYITVIDATTYQRVKVIDMRQRLDAIGLTDYSDAVRPAVLSPDESKLYFQVSFFNGFFEYDIATDKITRTKTLPKNPATSDDRSTFVNDSRHHGISMSPDGSKLCVAGTMDDYATVVDRATLQEGPLVTASKPYWATVSGDGKSCVVSESGTDQVTAIDFATGKKTVSVPVGDHPQRVRLGHVAADWTGTSG; this comes from the coding sequence ATGCCGGTCATCAGACCCAGGCACCTTTGCTCCATGGCCGCCGCCCTCGTCCTGACCGTCACCGCCCCCGCGACCGCGGCCACCGCCGCCTCGGACGCCGCCGCCCTGCGCGAAGTCCTGTTCGTCGGCAACAACTGGGACGGCACCGCCGACGTCATCAAGTCCTCCGGCGACTTCGCGAAGATCGGCCGGATCAACGTCATCCCCGACAAGGACGCACGGATGGCGGAGATCAACGCGAACCCGATCAAGTGGATCTACTTCATGGCCATCCGCAACACCGTAGGAGAGGGCCACGACCAGTTCGTGGACGACATGTTCACCACGCCGGACGGTTCGTCGGTGGTCGTCTCCCGCCCGAGCTTCGCCGACGTGGTCTCGATCGACCTGGCCACCGGAGACATCAACTGGCGCTTCCCCGTGTCGGGTTACCGCTCCGACCACATGACGGTCTCCCCCGACGGCAAGCGCGTCGCCGTATCCGCCTCCACCTCCAACACCGTGCACGTACTGGACATCGTCACCGGCAAGCAGCTCGGTTCGGTCGCCACCGCCGACAAGCCGCACGAGAACATCTTCACCAAGGACGGCAAGTACCTCTGGAACATGGGCATCGGCGATGTGAACACCGCGACCGACGCGCCCTGGCTGGACTGGACGAAGGGCAACCGGTACATCACCGTCATCGACGCGACCACCTACCAGCGGGTCAAGGTCATCGACATGCGGCAGCGGCTGGACGCCATCGGCCTCACGGACTACTCCGACGCCGTCCGGCCCGCCGTTCTCTCGCCCGACGAGTCCAAGCTGTACTTCCAGGTCTCGTTCTTCAACGGCTTCTTCGAGTACGACATCGCGACGGACAAGATCACCCGTACGAAGACACTGCCCAAGAACCCGGCGACCAGCGACGACCGCTCCACCTTCGTCAACGACTCGCGCCACCACGGCATTTCGATGAGTCCCGACGGCAGCAAGCTGTGCGTCGCGGGCACGATGGACGACTACGCGACGGTCGTCGACCGCGCCACCCTCCAGGAGGGCCCGCTGGTCACCGCCTCGAAGCCCTACTGGGCGACCGTCAGCGGCGACGGCAAGAGCTGCGTGGTGTCGGAGAGCGGCACCGACCAGGTCACGGCCATCGACTTCGCCACCGGCAAGAAGACGGTGTCCGTCCCGGTCGGCGACCATCCGCAGCGAGTGCGGCTGGGACATGTGGCCGCGGACTGGACCGGAACCTCCGGCTGA
- a CDS encoding TetR/AcrR family transcriptional regulator, with the protein MTGRLRAPTGRYRGKSAEERQAERRRRFLDAALQLFGDTPGYRATTVAALSEAAGLSTRQFYEEFRTLEDVLAALHLQVNDWAEEAVLAAVAAADGLPLAERATAIFRAYVANVTADPRRIRITFVEIIGVSPRLEHQRLARRARWVDLVCAEAEAAVARGEAAPRDYRIAATAFIGSVNGLLHDWSAGWVDATLEEAVDELVRQLLGILRPAGWEAG; encoded by the coding sequence GTGACGGGCAGGCTCAGGGCGCCGACCGGCCGGTACAGGGGCAAGTCCGCCGAAGAGCGGCAGGCCGAGCGCCGCCGCCGCTTCCTGGACGCCGCGCTCCAGCTGTTCGGCGACACACCCGGCTACCGGGCCACGACCGTGGCCGCGCTGAGCGAGGCCGCCGGGCTCTCCACCCGCCAGTTCTACGAGGAGTTCCGCACCCTCGAGGACGTCCTGGCCGCCCTTCACCTCCAGGTCAACGACTGGGCCGAGGAGGCCGTGCTCGCCGCGGTGGCCGCCGCGGACGGCCTGCCGCTCGCCGAACGCGCCACCGCGATCTTCCGCGCCTACGTCGCCAACGTCACCGCCGATCCACGCCGTATCCGCATCACCTTCGTCGAGATCATCGGCGTCAGCCCCCGCCTGGAACACCAGCGCCTGGCCCGTCGCGCGCGCTGGGTCGACCTGGTGTGCGCCGAGGCGGAAGCGGCGGTCGCCCGGGGCGAGGCGGCGCCCCGCGACTACCGGATCGCCGCGACAGCCTTCATCGGCAGCGTCAACGGCCTGCTCCACGACTGGAGCGCCGGGTGGGTGGACGCCACGCTGGAGGAGGCGGTGGACGAACTGGTCCGACAACTGCTGGGGATTCTGCGGCCGGCGGGGTGGGAGGCGGGGTGA
- a CDS encoding glycosyltransferase gives MTAGSRGDVAPYTGLGHGLSRAGHEVTLVTHGCFEPLVAGAGLGFHPLPVDPREELESSRGRGLHRSATGVGKLARVVALARALVGRMTDELVAAARTHDVLVLSSSLAPLGHTVAEGLSLPSLGVYLQPIAPTREFGPAVLGGGSWGAVGNRVAGHGVGLAVEHVFASTVPQVRARLGLPPVRVAAGLRRRERQGWPVQHGFSPLVVRRPRDWRAGLEVAGYWWPYDRQDQLPPRLRDFLEAGPPPVFVGLGSATVPDPERLSADIVRALRRAGLRGVIQRGWGGLEAAGDDMLTIGEVPHALLFPRVAAVVHHAGAGTTAAGLRAGVPAVPVPIQFDEGFWAARLVNLGVAPRAVPLRRLSVDTLASALIRATRDPGYGERARALGVRIRGEDGVAPVLAAVDRLKG, from the coding sequence ATGACGGCGGGCTCCCGGGGCGACGTGGCCCCCTACACCGGCCTCGGGCACGGGCTCTCCCGAGCCGGGCATGAGGTCACCCTGGTCACCCACGGCTGCTTCGAGCCGCTGGTCGCGGGGGCGGGGCTCGGGTTTCATCCCCTTCCGGTGGACCCGCGGGAGGAGTTGGAGTCCTCGCGAGGGCGGGGGCTGCACCGCAGCGCGACCGGCGTCGGCAAGCTCGCGCGTGTCGTCGCCCTGGCACGGGCACTGGTCGGGCGGATGACGGACGAGCTCGTGGCGGCAGCGCGCACGCACGATGTCCTGGTGCTCTCCAGTTCGTTGGCGCCGCTGGGGCACACCGTCGCCGAGGGCCTGTCGCTGCCGAGCCTGGGCGTCTACCTCCAACCGATCGCTCCCACAAGGGAGTTCGGGCCCGCCGTGCTCGGTGGCGGTTCATGGGGCGCGGTCGGTAACCGGGTCGCCGGACACGGGGTGGGTCTGGCCGTGGAACACGTCTTCGCCTCCACCGTGCCCCAGGTGCGGGCCCGGCTGGGGCTGCCGCCCGTCCGAGTGGCGGCGGGGCTGCGGCGCCGGGAGCGGCAGGGGTGGCCGGTGCAGCACGGGTTCAGCCCGCTGGTGGTCCGCCGGCCGCGCGACTGGCGTGCGGGGCTGGAGGTGGCGGGGTACTGGTGGCCGTACGACCGTCAGGACCAACTCCCGCCGCGGCTGCGGGACTTCTTGGAGGCGGGGCCGCCACCGGTCTTCGTGGGTCTCGGGAGTGCGACCGTGCCCGACCCCGAGCGGCTCAGCGCGGACATCGTGCGGGCGCTGCGCCGGGCCGGACTGCGCGGGGTGATCCAGCGCGGCTGGGGCGGGCTGGAAGCCGCCGGGGACGACATGCTGACCATCGGCGAGGTACCGCACGCGCTGCTGTTCCCGAGGGTCGCCGCGGTGGTTCATCACGCGGGCGCGGGCACGACCGCGGCCGGCCTGCGCGCCGGGGTGCCGGCCGTGCCGGTGCCCATCCAGTTCGACGAGGGATTCTGGGCGGCACGGCTGGTGAACCTGGGCGTGGCTCCGCGGGCGGTCCCGCTGCGCCGGCTCAGCGTCGACACGCTGGCATCGGCGCTCATCCGGGCAACCCGGGATCCCGGGTACGGGGAGCGGGCTCGGGCGTTGGGGGTACGGATCCGGGGTGAGGACGGGGTCGCGCCCGTGCTTGCCGCGGTGGACAGGCTGAAGGGCTGA
- a CDS encoding nuclear transport factor 2 family protein has translation MGTFDSNTLRQAIEGHSEQPLVSLYADDAELRIVDRNTQPSHPKVLHGRDEIAEMLADVYSRDIKTHKLERCVVQGDDVAFSESCEYSDGVRVLSESMVSLRDGKIAEQTMIQAWDE, from the coding sequence ATGGGCACGTTCGACAGCAACACACTGCGCCAGGCCATTGAAGGACACTCCGAGCAGCCGCTCGTCTCGCTCTACGCGGACGACGCGGAGCTGCGGATCGTGGACCGCAACACTCAGCCCAGCCACCCCAAGGTCCTGCACGGCCGGGACGAGATCGCCGAGATGCTCGCCGACGTCTACAGCCGCGACATCAAGACGCACAAGCTGGAGCGGTGTGTCGTCCAGGGCGACGACGTCGCGTTCAGCGAGTCCTGCGAGTACTCGGACGGGGTCCGGGTCCTCTCCGAGTCGATGGTGTCGCTGCGCGACGGCAAGATCGCCGAGCAGACCATGATCCAGGCGTGGGACGAGTAG
- a CDS encoding aldehyde dehydrogenase family protein, with amino-acid sequence MPITRELFIGGKDVPAASGRTTEDINPYTGEVYATVAAAGPEDVRRAVDAADAAFEEWAALAPFARRAIFLKAADLLDARGEQVAELMANEAGGTRPWAYFNVALAANMLREAAAAVTAPRGEVLNAQEQGALGLAVREPLGVVAAFAPWNAPVILGVRAVAAPLAAGNTVVVKPSEDAPLACGLLVADVLREAGLPDGVLNVVTNAREDAAEIAETLIADARVRGVNFTGSTPVGRIIGEHAARHLKPAVLELGGKNAVIVLDDADVDYAVNAAVFSVFMNAGQICMSGDRILVHESLAEEFTQRFTTKVASLQSGDPGDPHTVVGPLVAASSAQRVASLVRDAVAKGAKVLVGGGEPEGAVHPATVLTEVPKEADLYHAESFGPVCVVESFADDSTAITLANDTENGLTCGIITENATHGLAVARRIRTGIVHVNDQSVADEPHAPFGGAKASGYGRFGGRWGIEAFSNTRWVTIATQQAHYPF; translated from the coding sequence ATGCCCATCACCCGTGAACTGTTCATCGGCGGCAAGGACGTGCCCGCCGCCTCCGGCCGTACCACGGAGGACATCAACCCGTATACGGGGGAGGTGTACGCGACGGTCGCCGCGGCCGGACCCGAGGACGTGCGCCGGGCCGTCGACGCCGCCGACGCGGCGTTCGAGGAGTGGGCGGCGCTCGCGCCCTTCGCGCGCCGGGCGATCTTCCTGAAGGCGGCCGACCTGCTGGACGCGCGCGGCGAGCAGGTCGCCGAGCTGATGGCGAACGAGGCCGGCGGCACCCGTCCGTGGGCGTACTTCAACGTGGCCCTCGCGGCGAACATGCTGCGCGAGGCGGCGGCAGCCGTCACGGCGCCGCGCGGTGAGGTGCTGAACGCCCAGGAGCAGGGCGCGTTGGGGCTGGCGGTGCGTGAACCGTTGGGCGTGGTCGCCGCGTTCGCGCCCTGGAACGCCCCCGTCATCCTCGGCGTACGGGCCGTCGCGGCGCCGCTCGCGGCGGGCAACACCGTGGTGGTCAAGCCGAGCGAGGACGCGCCGCTCGCCTGCGGACTGCTGGTAGCCGACGTCCTGCGCGAGGCGGGACTCCCGGACGGCGTGCTGAACGTCGTCACCAACGCCCGTGAGGACGCCGCCGAGATCGCCGAGACGCTGATCGCGGACGCGCGGGTGCGGGGCGTGAACTTCACCGGCTCGACCCCCGTGGGCCGGATCATCGGCGAGCACGCGGCCCGCCATCTCAAGCCCGCCGTCCTGGAGTTGGGCGGCAAGAACGCGGTGATCGTGCTCGACGACGCGGACGTGGACTACGCCGTCAACGCGGCCGTCTTCAGCGTGTTCATGAACGCCGGCCAGATCTGCATGTCCGGCGACCGCATCCTCGTCCACGAGTCGCTCGCCGAGGAGTTCACCCAGCGCTTCACCACGAAGGTCGCCTCCCTGCAGTCCGGTGACCCCGGTGACCCGCACACCGTGGTCGGCCCGCTGGTGGCCGCGTCGTCCGCGCAGCGCGTGGCCTCACTGGTACGGGACGCCGTCGCCAAGGGGGCCAAGGTCCTCGTCGGCGGCGGAGAGCCGGAGGGAGCGGTGCACCCGGCGACCGTCCTCACCGAGGTGCCCAAGGAAGCCGACCTGTACCACGCCGAGTCCTTCGGGCCGGTGTGCGTGGTCGAGTCGTTCGCCGACGACAGCACCGCCATCACCCTCGCCAACGACACGGAGAACGGCCTGACCTGCGGCATCATCACCGAGAACGCCACCCACGGGCTGGCCGTCGCCCGCCGGATCCGGACCGGGATCGTGCACGTCAACGACCAGTCGGTGGCCGACGAACCGCACGCCCCGTTCGGCGGTGCCAAGGCCTCCGGATACGGGCGGTTCGGCGGTCGCTGGGGCATCGAGGCCTTCTCCAACACCCGCTGGGTGACCATCGCCACCCAGCAGGCCCACTACCCCTTCTGA